The following are encoded in a window of Bradyrhizobium guangdongense genomic DNA:
- a CDS encoding cytochrome c biogenesis CcdA family protein — translation MQNVSITAALIAGLVSFLSPCVLPLVPPYLIYLTGATIEHVESDEPDTASKRAIMISALLFVLGFSTVFVALGASASLIGGLIRAWSAELSILAGIVIIVMGLHFLGLTRIGLLMREGRLPIPKPVGLWGAYIMGLAFAFGWTPCIGPILAAILSIAAAEATVTKGAGLLAVYSAGLGIPFLIAALMIEQFTKLFARMKGHLVNVERAMGVLMVITGIGFLTGAVSNVSIWLLETFPSLQTIG, via the coding sequence ATGCAAAATGTTTCGATTACGGCGGCGCTGATTGCCGGCCTCGTCAGCTTTCTCTCCCCTTGCGTGCTGCCGCTGGTGCCGCCCTATCTGATCTATCTCACCGGCGCCACGATCGAGCATGTCGAGAGCGACGAGCCTGACACGGCCTCGAAGCGCGCTATCATGATCTCGGCGCTGCTGTTCGTGCTGGGCTTCTCCACGGTGTTCGTGGCGCTCGGCGCCAGCGCCTCTCTGATCGGCGGACTGATCCGCGCCTGGTCGGCGGAGCTGTCGATCCTCGCCGGCATCGTCATCATCGTGATGGGGCTGCACTTCCTCGGGCTGACGCGCATCGGCCTGTTGATGCGGGAAGGGCGGCTTCCGATTCCGAAGCCCGTCGGGCTCTGGGGCGCCTACATCATGGGCCTCGCCTTCGCCTTCGGCTGGACGCCCTGCATCGGCCCGATCCTCGCAGCCATCCTCTCGATCGCCGCGGCCGAAGCCACCGTGACGAAGGGCGCCGGCCTGCTCGCGGTCTATTCCGCCGGTCTCGGCATTCCCTTCCTGATTGCCGCGCTGATGATCGAGCAGTTCACAAAGCTGTTCGCGCGCATGAAGGGCCACCTCGTCAATGTCGAGCGCGCCATGGGCGTGTTGATGGTGATCACCGGCATCGGCTTCCTCACCGGCGCGGTCTCCAATGTGAGCATCTGGCTGCTGGAGACGTTTCCGTCGCTGCAGACGATCGGGTAG
- a CDS encoding LysR family transcriptional regulator, whose amino-acid sequence MHSLAERGVPREERLKTNISGLSDWDAARIFLEVVRCGSFRSAAERLSLSINAVRRRIDDFERQTDTTLFTRDVHGTHLTDEGALVVAAVERMEAAAFDVMRTSDSTANALTGEVRVAVTEGLGTFWLAPRLVEFQQAYPKILVDLHCAMRSADVSRHEADVAIHLSRPSALDVKLVRLGRMHLMFWASRSYVERYGAPRSAAELIKHRLVLQFADQIAAKETFESFFPGVPERDLLVMKTNVSSANYWAVANGAGIGVFPSYAIALGGKLIPLEVELNRPLDIWLSYHPGSGRIPRVRHMIDWLIEAFNPARFPWFKEEFVHPHEFKDSYMGEPLTQLFGGFSTEEQR is encoded by the coding sequence ATGCATTCCTTAGCGGAAAGGGGCGTTCCACGAGAGGAACGCCTAAAGACAAACATCAGCGGCCTCTCGGACTGGGATGCCGCCCGCATATTCCTTGAAGTCGTTCGATGCGGAAGCTTCCGATCGGCGGCCGAACGCCTGTCGTTATCGATCAACGCCGTCCGCCGCCGAATCGATGATTTCGAGCGCCAGACCGACACCACGCTCTTCACCCGCGACGTCCATGGCACCCATCTTACCGATGAAGGCGCACTGGTGGTCGCGGCCGTCGAGCGCATGGAGGCAGCTGCCTTCGACGTGATGCGCACCAGTGATTCGACCGCCAACGCCCTCACCGGCGAGGTCCGCGTCGCCGTCACCGAAGGATTGGGTACGTTCTGGCTCGCTCCGCGCTTGGTGGAATTCCAGCAGGCCTATCCGAAGATCCTGGTCGATCTGCATTGCGCGATGCGCTCGGCCGACGTCTCCCGCCATGAGGCGGACGTCGCCATCCATCTGTCGCGCCCCTCGGCGCTCGACGTCAAGCTGGTGCGGCTCGGCCGCATGCACCTGATGTTCTGGGCCTCCCGGAGTTACGTCGAGAGATATGGCGCGCCGCGCTCGGCGGCGGAATTGATCAAGCACCGCCTGGTGCTGCAATTCGCCGATCAGATCGCCGCCAAGGAAACCTTCGAGAGCTTCTTCCCGGGCGTTCCGGAGCGTGACCTTCTGGTCATGAAGACCAACGTCTCAAGCGCCAATTATTGGGCGGTCGCGAATGGCGCCGGCATCGGCGTCTTCCCGAGCTATGCCATTGCGCTTGGCGGGAAGTTGATTCCACTAGAGGTCGAGTTGAACCGACCGCTGGATATCTGGTTGTCCTACCATCCCGGTAGCGGCCGGATTCCCCGCGTGCGGCACATGATTGACTGGCTGATCGAAGCTTTCAATCCGGCTCGCTTCCCGTGGTTTAAGGAAGAGTTCGTGCACCCGCATGAATTCAAGGACTCGTATATGGGCGAACCCCTGACCCAGCTCTTCGGGGGATTTTCAACCGAAGAACAAAGGTGA
- a CDS encoding helix-turn-helix domain-containing protein, with protein MKQRSAGKPDIELGKRIRLRRVEMKISQAELGEKLGVSFQQVQKYEKGVNRVGAARLQQIASALDVPVTFFYDGDNKAREVESLLFLDSAFSLRLLRAYSKIKDQTVQRQLVSLMESIAANED; from the coding sequence ATGAAGCAGCGCAGTGCCGGCAAGCCGGACATTGAGCTTGGCAAGCGGATCCGTCTGCGGCGCGTCGAGATGAAGATCTCGCAGGCCGAGCTGGGCGAAAAGCTCGGCGTCAGCTTCCAGCAGGTCCAGAAATACGAGAAGGGCGTCAATCGCGTCGGCGCGGCTCGTCTTCAACAGATCGCCTCCGCCCTCGATGTGCCCGTGACCTTCTTCTATGACGGCGACAACAAGGCCCGCGAAGTCGAAAGCCTCCTGTTCCTGGACTCGGCTTTCAGCCTCCGCCTGCTGCGCGCCTACAGCAAGATCAAGGACCAGACGGTGCAGCGTCAGCTCGTCTCGCTGATGGAATCGATCGCGGCGAACGAGGACTGA
- a CDS encoding L,D-transpeptidase family protein, which produces MSKRHVVIIAMGLLASASALAQTETTGQSGPKANSSSGTVPATANPAHAAAPKAAAAPASTAESRSAAALALTHEPTYDEGTAQRIKDAALSYSDLAVRGGWPTIPADAKFALGVQGANDDLLRKRLILSGDLASDKASGAYDQDLADGVKRFQARHGLALTGLMTPRTLAAMNVPVQKRIRQLEASLERLENTNFSFGQRYVVVNIPAAYAEAVENDVVVRRYRVIVGKTEKPSPTLTAQITGVVLNPTWTVPSSIAKTEISAHMRKDPTYLSRMHMEVLDAHDNPIDPRSVDWSGTHTPNFTVRQQNGSFNALGAVKIDMPNSYSVYMHDTNQRNLFSDDYRFDSHGCSRVDNVRDLAAWLLKDQPKWTRAAIDAEIATGQHQDVAMARKVPVAWIYLTAWMTKDQTIQFRNDVYNQDEQLLEATAEEAAFFSNAGNHPLTAHMAQ; this is translated from the coding sequence ATGTCGAAACGCCATGTCGTGATCATTGCCATGGGCCTGCTTGCCAGCGCTTCGGCGCTTGCGCAGACCGAGACCACGGGCCAGAGCGGCCCCAAGGCCAATAGTTCGTCCGGCACGGTGCCCGCGACCGCCAACCCGGCTCACGCCGCCGCGCCAAAAGCCGCAGCAGCCCCGGCCTCCACCGCCGAGAGCCGCTCCGCCGCGGCGCTCGCGCTGACGCATGAGCCGACCTATGATGAAGGCACCGCCCAGCGGATCAAGGACGCGGCGCTGAGCTATTCCGACCTTGCGGTGCGCGGCGGCTGGCCGACGATTCCCGCGGACGCAAAATTCGCGCTCGGCGTCCAAGGGGCCAATGACGATCTGCTCCGCAAGCGGCTGATCCTCTCCGGTGACCTTGCGTCCGACAAAGCGAGCGGCGCCTATGACCAGGATCTCGCTGACGGTGTGAAGCGCTTCCAGGCCCGTCACGGCCTTGCACTTACGGGCCTGATGACGCCGCGCACGCTCGCGGCCATGAACGTCCCGGTGCAGAAGCGTATCCGCCAGCTGGAAGCCTCGCTCGAGCGGCTCGAGAACACCAATTTCAGCTTCGGCCAGCGTTATGTCGTGGTCAACATCCCCGCCGCCTACGCCGAGGCGGTCGAGAACGACGTGGTGGTGCGGCGCTATCGCGTCATCGTCGGCAAGACCGAAAAGCCCTCGCCGACATTGACGGCCCAGATCACCGGCGTCGTGCTCAATCCGACCTGGACGGTCCCCTCCTCGATCGCCAAGACCGAGATCTCCGCCCACATGCGCAAGGACCCGACCTATCTGTCGCGCATGCACATGGAGGTGCTCGACGCCCACGACAATCCGATCGATCCGCGTTCGGTCGACTGGTCGGGCACGCACACGCCGAACTTCACCGTGCGCCAGCAGAACGGCAGCTTCAACGCACTCGGCGCGGTCAAGATCGACATGCCGAACTCCTATTCGGTCTACATGCACGACACCAACCAGCGCAATCTGTTCAGCGACGACTACCGCTTCGATTCCCACGGCTGCTCGCGCGTCGACAATGTGCGCGATCTCGCCGCCTGGCTGCTCAAGGACCAGCCGAAATGGACCCGCGCCGCGATCGATGCAGAGATCGCCACCGGGCAACATCAGGACGTCGCCATGGCCAGGAAGGTCCCGGTCGCCTGGATCTATCTCACGGCCTGGATGACCAAGGACCAGACCATCCAGTTCCGCAACGACGTCTATAACCAGGACGAACAGTTGCTGGAGGCGACCGCCGAGGAAGCGGCGTTCTTCAGCAACGCCGGCAACCACCCGCTGACCGCGCATATGGCGCAATAG
- a CDS encoding enoyl-CoA hydratase: protein MPDLSQNTPYADGKILKQVIDGVGVITFNNPDKRNAMSLEMWEGFGEALTALRDDETVRVVILRGAGGKAFVSGADISQFEKVRHNAAASEAYARRSAAQRALLADYPKPTIACIEGFCLGGGMQVAMLADIRISAHGSQFGIPAAKLGIAYGYDGLKHLVSLVGPSWARLLMYTGMRIDAAEALRIGLVERLFPIDQLWGETMAIAQTISENAPLAIKAAKITIAQVLKDESARDMDAIKAIGTVCMDSADFREGRQAFMEKRKPQFRGR, encoded by the coding sequence ATGCCTGACCTCTCCCAAAATACCCCCTACGCCGACGGCAAGATCCTCAAGCAGGTCATCGACGGCGTCGGCGTGATCACCTTCAACAATCCCGACAAGCGCAATGCGATGTCGCTGGAGATGTGGGAGGGATTCGGCGAGGCGCTGACAGCCTTGCGCGACGACGAGACGGTGCGCGTCGTGATCCTGCGCGGTGCCGGCGGCAAGGCGTTCGTGTCGGGCGCCGACATCAGCCAGTTCGAGAAGGTCAGGCACAACGCTGCCGCATCCGAAGCGTATGCCAGGCGCAGCGCCGCCCAGCGCGCGCTGCTTGCCGATTATCCCAAGCCGACCATCGCGTGTATCGAGGGCTTCTGCCTCGGCGGCGGCATGCAGGTCGCGATGCTCGCCGACATCAGGATATCAGCGCATGGCAGCCAGTTCGGCATTCCCGCGGCAAAGCTCGGCATCGCTTATGGCTATGACGGCTTGAAGCACCTGGTGTCGCTGGTCGGGCCGTCCTGGGCCCGGCTCCTGATGTATACCGGCATGCGCATCGACGCGGCGGAGGCGCTGCGCATCGGCCTCGTCGAGCGCCTGTTCCCCATCGATCAGCTCTGGGGAGAGACGATGGCGATCGCGCAGACCATCTCCGAAAACGCCCCGCTCGCGATCAAGGCCGCCAAGATCACCATCGCGCAGGTGCTGAAGGACGAAAGCGCCCGCGACATGGACGCGATCAAGGCGATCGGCACGGTCTGCATGGACAGCGCCGATTTTCGCGAGGGCCGGCAGGCCTTCATGGAAAAGCGGAAGCCGCAGTTCAGGGGAAGGTAA
- a CDS encoding isochorismatase family protein, with protein sequence MDAIIVLDMQVGLLNGAPKHDLQGVVRRINLLTAMVRERSGKVIWIRHCGKPGDGFERDAEGWSFLPELDRHTDDAVIEKTLNDPFVRTGLHSTLAQIAPDRVIVTGWATDSCVDSTVRSAISSDHHVVVASDAHTVSDRPHMDAAAVIRHHHRVWSNLLTNRSVRIVTAGQLLHEAAS encoded by the coding sequence ATGGACGCGATCATTGTGCTCGACATGCAGGTGGGCCTCTTGAATGGTGCGCCGAAGCACGATCTTCAGGGCGTGGTTCGACGCATAAATTTGCTTACCGCGATGGTGCGTGAAAGATCTGGCAAGGTCATATGGATCAGGCACTGCGGCAAGCCGGGCGATGGTTTTGAGCGGGACGCCGAGGGGTGGTCATTTCTGCCCGAACTGGATCGTCACACAGACGACGCCGTGATCGAGAAGACATTGAACGATCCGTTTGTTCGAACCGGGCTGCACAGCACCTTGGCTCAAATTGCGCCGGATCGGGTCATCGTCACCGGCTGGGCGACCGATTCCTGCGTCGATTCAACGGTCCGTTCGGCAATATCAAGCGACCACCACGTCGTTGTTGCCAGTGACGCTCATACAGTGAGCGATCGGCCGCATATGGACGCTGCTGCCGTGATCCGACATCACCATCGGGTCTGGAGCAACCTCTTAACAAATCGCTCAGTGCGCATCGTAACTGCGGGCCAACTTCTCCACGAAGCGGCTTCCTAG
- a CDS encoding isocitrate/isopropylmalate dehydrogenase family protein: protein MSANNAFHIAVLAGDGIGPEVMAPALEVLRKVGDRSGLSFRFTEAPAGANNYLATGKSMPDSTIKLCEGADAILLGACGLPSVRYPDNTEIAPQIELRFIFDLYAGVRPARLIPGVPSPIVSADQRGIDLVVIRESTEGLFASMGKGVVTHEDARETMVITRKTSERLFDFSFRLAERRKARGKQGTLACVDKANVFKAFAFFRGIFDEIAKKHPDVKTDRLYVDACAAMLVKRPWDFDVMVMENMFGDIVSDITASLIGGLGMAPSADIGDTYAVFQPCHGTAPDIMGQGKANPTGMILSAAMMLDWLADKHGIESATEAGEQIERAVDQVYAGGLTPMEFGGSNGTADITRAVLAAL from the coding sequence ATGTCCGCAAACAACGCCTTTCACATTGCCGTGCTCGCCGGTGACGGCATTGGTCCCGAAGTCATGGCGCCCGCGCTCGAAGTGCTGCGCAAGGTCGGCGACAGGTCGGGCCTGAGCTTCCGCTTCACCGAGGCGCCGGCGGGCGCCAACAATTATCTCGCCACCGGCAAGTCGATGCCGGATTCGACGATCAAGCTGTGCGAGGGGGCGGACGCGATCCTGCTCGGGGCCTGCGGTCTGCCGTCGGTGCGCTACCCCGACAACACCGAAATCGCGCCGCAGATCGAGCTGCGCTTCATCTTCGATCTCTATGCCGGCGTGCGCCCGGCGCGCCTCATTCCCGGCGTGCCGAGCCCGATCGTCAGCGCCGACCAGCGCGGCATCGATCTCGTGGTGATCCGGGAGTCCACCGAAGGCCTGTTCGCCTCGATGGGCAAGGGCGTCGTCACCCACGAGGACGCGCGCGAGACCATGGTGATCACGCGCAAGACATCCGAGCGGCTGTTCGACTTCTCGTTTCGCCTCGCCGAGCGGCGCAAGGCGCGCGGCAAGCAGGGAACCCTCGCCTGCGTCGACAAGGCGAACGTGTTCAAGGCGTTTGCGTTCTTCCGCGGCATTTTCGACGAGATCGCGAAGAAGCATCCGGACGTGAAGACCGATCGGCTCTATGTCGACGCCTGCGCGGCGATGCTGGTCAAGCGCCCATGGGATTTCGACGTGATGGTGATGGAGAATATGTTCGGCGACATCGTCTCCGACATCACCGCGAGCCTGATCGGCGGCCTCGGCATGGCGCCTTCGGCCGACATCGGTGACACCTACGCGGTGTTCCAGCCATGCCACGGCACCGCCCCTGACATCATGGGACAGGGCAAGGCCAACCCGACCGGCATGATCCTGTCGGCGGCGATGATGCTGGACTGGCTCGCCGACAAGCACGGCATCGAGAGCGCGACGGAGGCAGGCGAGCAAATCGAGCGCGCGGTCGATCAGGTCTATGCCGGGGGTCTCACGCCGATGGAATTTGGTGGCAGCAATGGCACGGCGGATATCACCAGGGCGGTGCTCGCGGCGCTCTGA
- a CDS encoding alcohol dehydrogenase: protein MKSFKVADFKAPLQEFDEATPQPSGTQVLIKVKAAGVCHSDLHIWEGGYDLGHGRKPLSLRDRGINLPLTMGHETVGEVVAFGPHVKPADQGDLKLGDVGLVYPWIGCGKCATCLAGDENMCLTPRSLGVYCDGGYSDHMLVPHPRYLLNLRGLDPATTAPYACSGVTTYSALKKVEQHFDTPIVMFGAGGLGLMALSLLKAMGGKGAIMVDIDARKREAAEKAGALATVDPKAPDALEQLAKKAGGPIRAVIDLVGNAATTQLGFDCLTKGGKLVIVGLFGGGATWALPLIPIKAVTIQGSYVGNLRETQELLDLVRAKKVPPIPVTRLPLDKANEALLQLQQGAVVGRTVLVP, encoded by the coding sequence ATGAAGAGTTTCAAGGTTGCCGATTTCAAGGCGCCGCTGCAGGAGTTCGATGAGGCGACGCCGCAGCCGTCGGGCACGCAGGTGCTGATCAAGGTCAAGGCCGCCGGCGTCTGCCACAGCGACCTTCACATCTGGGAAGGCGGCTACGATCTGGGCCATGGCCGCAAGCCGCTGTCGCTGAGGGATCGCGGCATCAATCTGCCGCTGACCATGGGCCACGAGACTGTCGGCGAGGTTGTTGCGTTCGGCCCCCACGTGAAGCCGGCCGACCAGGGCGATCTCAAGCTCGGCGATGTCGGCCTGGTCTATCCCTGGATCGGCTGCGGCAAATGTGCGACGTGCCTTGCCGGTGACGAGAACATGTGCCTGACCCCGCGCTCGCTCGGCGTCTATTGCGATGGCGGTTATTCCGATCACATGCTGGTGCCGCATCCGCGTTACCTGCTCAACCTCAGGGGGCTCGATCCCGCGACGACCGCGCCTTATGCGTGCTCGGGCGTCACCACCTACAGCGCGCTGAAGAAGGTCGAGCAGCATTTCGACACGCCGATCGTGATGTTCGGCGCCGGCGGTCTCGGGCTCATGGCGCTCTCGCTCTTGAAGGCGATGGGGGGCAAGGGTGCGATCATGGTCGATATCGACGCCAGGAAGCGCGAGGCCGCGGAAAAGGCCGGCGCGCTTGCAACTGTTGATCCCAAGGCGCCGGATGCGCTGGAGCAGCTGGCAAAGAAGGCCGGCGGTCCGATCCGCGCGGTGATCGATCTCGTCGGCAACGCCGCGACGACGCAGCTCGGCTTCGACTGTCTGACCAAGGGCGGCAAGCTCGTCATCGTAGGCCTGTTCGGCGGCGGCGCGACCTGGGCGCTGCCGCTGATTCCGATCAAGGCGGTGACGATTCAAGGCAGCTATGTGGGAAACCTGCGCGAGACGCAGGAACTGCTCGATCTCGTGCGTGCGAAGAAGGTGCCGCCGATCCCGGTGACGCGGCTGCCGCTCGACAAGGCCAACGAGGCGCTGCTGCAATTGCAGCAGGGCGCGGTGGTCGGGCGCACCGTGCTCGTGCCGTAG
- a CDS encoding ABC transporter ATP-binding protein: MMQLAVRDEPLLNVDNLVVEYGLGNKTVHAVSGVSLHVARGETLGLVGESGCGKSTLGRAVLQLRRAKSGRVLFDGEDLTAMEGEALRKMRRRVQLIFQDPIASLNPRRRIGDIVAEPLIIAGVKDAAERRRRVHDVLAAVGLDPELVANRLPHEFSGGQCQRISIARSLVLNPEFIVCDEPVSALDVSIRAQILNLLEEMKARFGLTLLFIAHDLAVVKAVSDRVAVMYLGRLCEVGPSEQLFARPAHPYTALLLQAIPVPDPDVRPAESVATGEPPSPIAPPSGCRFRTRCPRADQRCSAEIPELREVTSGQFAACHHPLA; encoded by the coding sequence ATGATGCAGCTGGCCGTGCGCGACGAGCCGCTCCTGAACGTCGACAATCTCGTCGTCGAATATGGGCTCGGCAACAAGACCGTGCATGCCGTCTCCGGCGTCAGCCTTCATGTCGCGCGGGGCGAGACGCTGGGGCTGGTCGGTGAATCCGGCTGCGGCAAGTCGACGCTGGGGCGCGCCGTGCTGCAATTGCGCCGCGCCAAGTCCGGCCGCGTGCTGTTCGACGGCGAGGACCTCACCGCGATGGAGGGCGAGGCGCTGCGCAAGATGCGCCGCCGCGTGCAGCTCATCTTCCAGGATCCGATCGCCTCGCTCAATCCGCGCCGGCGCATCGGCGACATCGTCGCCGAACCGCTGATCATCGCCGGTGTCAAGGACGCCGCCGAGCGCAGGCGCAGGGTTCACGACGTGCTCGCCGCTGTCGGGCTCGATCCCGAACTCGTGGCGAACCGCCTGCCGCACGAATTCTCCGGCGGCCAGTGCCAGCGCATTTCGATCGCGCGATCGCTGGTACTCAATCCCGAATTCATCGTCTGCGACGAGCCGGTCTCGGCGCTCGACGTCTCCATTCGCGCGCAGATCCTGAATCTGCTGGAGGAGATGAAGGCGCGGTTCGGCCTGACGCTGCTGTTCATCGCGCATGACCTCGCGGTCGTCAAAGCCGTGAGCGACCGCGTCGCGGTGATGTATCTCGGCCGGCTCTGCGAGGTCGGGCCATCGGAGCAATTGTTCGCGAGACCCGCGCATCCCTATACGGCGCTGCTGCTGCAGGCGATTCCGGTGCCTGATCCGGATGTGCGTCCCGCCGAGAGTGTGGCAACCGGCGAGCCGCCGTCGCCGATTGCGCCGCCCTCCGGCTGCCGCTTCCGCACCCGCTGCCCGCGGGCGGACCAGCGATGCAGCGCGGAGATACCGGAGTTGCGCGAGGTCACGTCAGGCCAGTTCGCGGCTTGCCACCATCCGCTGGCCTGA
- a CDS encoding ABC transporter ATP-binding protein, with protein MSTQLLTIEDVAVELPTPRGILRAVDHVDLSLEAGRTLGIVGESGCGKTMLSRAVLQLLPRKAKLTGRVTFDGQDLVRLAPESLRRLRARDLAVVFQDPMTSLNPVLTIGTQLMETIQEHLELEAPAARKRSIELLAAVGIPAPEQRLAQYPHQCSGGMRQRIAIAIALSCEPKLLIADEPTTALDVTIQAQILDLLAREQRRRHMAMIIITHDLGVVAGRADEVAVMYAGRVVERAPTQALFKRMHMPYTEALLAAIPKLETAPHTPLPAISGRPPDPTRPLKGCSFAPRCRYATSRCREAKPGLMSAETADHLYACFHPIQMAERIGA; from the coding sequence GTGAGCACACAGCTCCTGACGATCGAGGACGTCGCGGTCGAGTTGCCGACCCCGCGCGGTATCTTGCGCGCCGTGGACCATGTGGATCTGTCGCTGGAGGCGGGCCGCACGCTCGGAATCGTCGGTGAATCTGGCTGCGGCAAGACCATGCTGTCGCGCGCGGTCCTTCAGCTGCTGCCGAGGAAGGCGAAGCTCACGGGGCGCGTCACGTTCGACGGTCAGGATCTGGTCCGGCTCGCCCCTGAAAGCCTGCGCCGCCTCCGCGCGCGCGACCTCGCGGTGGTGTTCCAGGACCCCATGACTTCGCTCAATCCGGTGCTTACCATCGGCACTCAGCTGATGGAGACGATTCAGGAGCATCTCGAGCTAGAGGCGCCCGCCGCGCGCAAGCGCAGCATCGAGCTGCTCGCCGCCGTCGGCATCCCGGCGCCGGAGCAGCGGCTCGCGCAATATCCCCATCAATGCTCCGGCGGCATGCGCCAGCGCATCGCGATCGCGATCGCGCTGTCCTGCGAGCCGAAACTGCTGATCGCGGACGAGCCGACCACGGCGCTCGACGTCACCATCCAGGCGCAGATCCTCGATCTGCTGGCGCGCGAGCAGCGCCGCCGCCATATGGCGATGATCATCATCACGCACGATCTCGGCGTCGTCGCCGGCCGCGCCGACGAGGTCGCGGTGATGTATGCGGGCAGGGTGGTGGAGCGCGCGCCGACGCAGGCGTTGTTCAAACGCATGCATATGCCTTACACGGAAGCGCTGCTGGCGGCGATTCCGAAGCTGGAGACCGCGCCGCATACGCCGTTGCCGGCGATTTCCGGCCGGCCGCCCGATCCGACCCGGCCGCTGAAGGGCTGCTCCTTCGCGCCGCGCTGCCGCTATGCCACCAGCCGCTGTCGTGAGGCCAAGCCGGGCCTGATGAGCGCCGAGACGGCCGATCATCTCTATGCCTGCTTCCACCCGATCCAGATGGCGGAAAGGATCGGCGCATGA
- a CDS encoding ABC transporter permease, translating into MATLELSMQDEVTAAPVRRKRKLGLLFWIASLWLAIILALAILAPLLPLQNPVDMDMLERRAAFSSEHWLGTDGLGRDELARLIFGARVSLTVGLIAPLIGLGIGGALGLLAGYFRGRFETLVVGSMDVLLAFPPLIFALAVTAYLGQSIPNLTVILGVLGIPAFMRVARAATLSLARREFVIAAEALGASHARILLRELLPNVILPLLAFFLLGVAVTIVVEGALSFLGLGVPPPMASWGSMIGEGRDSLDVAPRLAFLPAAGLFLTVLAFNLVGDTMRALTDPRQGAL; encoded by the coding sequence ATGGCCACGCTTGAGCTCTCGATGCAGGACGAGGTGACAGCCGCGCCGGTCAGGCGCAAGCGCAAGCTCGGGCTGTTGTTCTGGATCGCGAGCCTTTGGCTCGCCATCATCCTCGCGCTTGCGATTCTTGCGCCTCTGCTGCCGCTGCAAAATCCCGTCGACATGGACATGCTGGAGCGGCGCGCCGCCTTTTCCAGCGAGCACTGGCTTGGCACCGACGGTCTCGGCCGCGACGAACTGGCCCGGCTGATCTTTGGCGCGCGCGTCTCGCTGACAGTCGGGCTGATCGCCCCATTGATCGGCCTCGGCATCGGCGGTGCGCTCGGTCTGCTCGCCGGCTATTTCCGCGGGAGGTTCGAAACGCTGGTGGTCGGCAGCATGGACGTGCTGCTGGCGTTTCCGCCGCTGATCTTCGCGCTCGCGGTCACAGCCTATCTCGGCCAGTCCATTCCCAATCTCACCGTCATCCTCGGCGTGCTCGGCATTCCCGCCTTCATGCGGGTCGCGCGCGCAGCGACGCTGTCTCTGGCGCGGCGCGAATTCGTGATCGCGGCCGAGGCACTGGGTGCCAGCCATGCGCGCATTCTGCTGCGCGAGCTGCTGCCGAACGTGATCCTGCCGCTGCTCGCCTTCTTCCTGCTCGGTGTCGCCGTCACCATCGTGGTCGAGGGGGCGTTGTCCTTTCTCGGCCTAGGCGTGCCGCCGCCGATGGCGAGCTGGGGCAGCATGATCGGCGAGGGGCGCGACAGCCTCGACGTCGCGCCGCGGCTCGCCTTCCTGCCGGCGGCCGGATTGTTCCTCACCGTGCTGGCGTTCAACCTCGTCGGCGACACCATGCGGGCGCTGACCGACCCGCGTCAGGGGGCGCTGTGA